A region from the Sutcliffiella horikoshii genome encodes:
- a CDS encoding 5-methylcytosine restriction system specificity protein McrC, with amino-acid sequence MVNKKVAVVYEEFSENVVLNQIIKATLIYLSRSNKINQIIRRLFHELLPYYTEVSDVELDLMLWKNVRYNRQNIRYQFIVDL; translated from the coding sequence TTGGTTAATAAGAAAGTTGCAGTGGTTTATGAAGAGTTCTCTGAGAATGTAGTGTTAAATCAAATTATTAAAGCGACACTCATTTACCTATCGCGATCAAATAAAATAAATCAAATAATTCGTAGATTATTTCACGAATTGCTACCTTATTATACAGAGGTATCAGATGTAGAGCTAGATTTGATGCTATGGAAAAATGTTAGATATAACCGCCAAAACATTCGTTATCAATTTATTGTAGATTTATGA